From one Solanum stenotomum isolate F172 chromosome 12, ASM1918654v1, whole genome shotgun sequence genomic stretch:
- the LOC125847743 gene encoding BTB/POZ domain-containing protein At3g50780 yields MAEIRLTKVEQGQTKIRNVPIAVTPEGFWCCPSPNVFQKSLKTPNPLNKPKSPLPTTQTPAHKKQTSVTEKRPVSAAPKSGAVSDEKRGVSADTPTVTAERTSRSKTENVPRKVSIEFGEPGTSDLRVILLGTQGFTVKLNVHKNILVENSSFFANKISVQQPVFPCIEIDDCEDVEICVETIGLMYCKEMKQRLIKQSVSRVLRIIKVAEQLGFKSCMKSCLEYLEAVPWVGEEEEEKVVSSVLRLQSEGIGVTPVLKRVSSDISKPHKDTFSHILELVLKSNEERGRREMKSVVLKLLRENNCLPSSSGSVDSYNEIIYGSCRSCLDSILILFKQAAEPEFSSNSTDCREPVVKQIYLEADNLSWMLEILTDRQAADEFAVMWASQQELASLHTKLPIVSRHHVSCITAKLFVGIGKGELLPSKDTRNLLLQTWLQPLINDYSWLQHGSRSFDRKVVEEGIGRTILTLPLEEQQSILLSWLGSFLKSGDNCPNLQRAFEVWWRRTFVRPYAESGNTRPLNHVTTPKVTEH; encoded by the exons ATGGCTGAAATTAGACTGACAAAGGTAGAACAAGGCCAAACCAAAATTAGGAATGTTCCAATTGCTGTGACCCCAGAGGGTTTCTGGTGTTGTCCCTCTCCCAATGTGTTTCAGAAGAGCCTTAAAACACCGAATCCTTTAAACAAGCCCAAATCTCCTCTTCCTACAACTCAAACCCCGGCTCACAAGAAACAAACTTCAGTAACTGAGAAAAGACCGGTTAGTGCGGCACCTAAGTCGGGTGCTGTTTCTGATGAAAAACGAGGTGTTAGTGCTGATACACCCACTGTTACTGCAGAGAGAACTTCTCGGTCCAAGACTGAAAATGTACCAAGGAAAGTGTCGATTGAGTTTGGTGAACCTGGAACTAGTGATCTTAGGGTGATCTTGCTAGGAACGCAGGGGTTCACTGTGAAGTTGAATGTTCACAAGAATATTCTGGTAGAAAATAGCAGTTTTTTTGCTAATAAAATATCCGTACAGCAGCCAGTTTTTCCTTGCATTGAAATTGATGATTGTGAGGATGTTGAGATATGTGTTGAAACCATCGGCCTCATGTATTGCAAAGAAATGAAGCAGCGGTTGATCAAGCAAAGTGTTTCTCGTGTTTTGCGTATTATCAAG GTAGCGGAACAACTTGGATTTAAATCATGCATGAAGTCATGTTTAGAGTATTTGGAAGCAGTACCGTGGgttggggaagaagaagaggagaaagttGTTTCTTCAGTCCTACGGCTGCAGAGTGAGGGAATTGGGGTGACCCCTGTGTTAAAGAGGGTGTCATCTGATATTTCTAAGCCTCACAAGGACACATTCTCGCATATCCTAGAGCTGGTGCTCAAAAGTAATGAAGAGAGAGGCCGCCGGGAAATGAAATCAGTTGTACTGAAGCTTCTCAGGGAAAATAACTGTCTTCCAAGTTCCTCTGGCTCAGTTGACAGTtacaatgaaataatatatggCTCATGTAGAAGTTGCCTGGATTCAATATTGATTCTGTTCAAACAAGCAGCTGAACCCGAGTTTAGCAGCAACTCTACTGATTGCAGAGAACCAGTAGTGAAGCAGATATATCTAGAGGCTGATAACCTCTCTTGGATGCTTGAAATTTTAACTGACAGGCAAGCAGCAGATGAATTTGCGGTGATGTGGGCTAGCCAGCAGGAATTGGCTTCTCTGCATACTAAGCTACCTATTGTGTCTCGCCACCACGTCAGCTGCATCACAGCAAAGCTTTTTGTAGGAATAGGAAAAGGGGAGCTTCTGCCATCAAAGGACACACGTAACCTCTTGTTACAGACGTGGTTACAGCCATTGATCAATGACTACAGCTGGTTGCAGCATGGATCCAGGTCGTTTGACCGAAAGGTTGTGGAGGAAGGCATTGGCAGGACAATCCTAACACTACCTCTGGAGGAACAGCAGAGCATTTTGCTTTCTTGGTTAGGCAGTTTCCTCAAGTCTGGTGATAATTGTCCAAATCTTCAGAGAGCATTTGAAGTCTGGTGGCGTCGTACATTTGTCAGACCCTATGCAGAGTCAGGAAATACTCGCCCATTAAACCATGTTACGACTCCAAAGGTAACGGAGCATTAG